The Balneola sp. MJW-20 genome window below encodes:
- a CDS encoding hemolysin III family protein → MRSFFKIFLPPREAFNTWSHLLGAIVAVIWTFFLILKADGADTGEMAAYWIYGISVVLMFWSSALYHTLNAPDNVLEHFRRFDHILIYVVIAGSYTPTCAIPLEGPWARWMLIGIWSFAILGILKKTLWMNAPRWFSTALYLLMGWVALILFPMIWDILPHAFTYWIIIGGLFYTIGAVIYGIRKPNPIPGHFGFHEIWHLFVLGGAFSHFWAIYQYLPGFNS, encoded by the coding sequence TTGCGTTCGTTTTTTAAAATATTCTTACCCCCGAGAGAAGCTTTTAATACCTGGTCTCATTTGCTTGGAGCAATCGTTGCAGTCATATGGACCTTTTTTCTGATCCTTAAAGCTGATGGGGCTGATACCGGTGAAATGGCAGCCTACTGGATCTATGGTATATCCGTTGTTCTCATGTTCTGGTCCAGTGCTCTGTATCACACCTTGAACGCCCCTGATAATGTTCTTGAGCATTTTCGTCGTTTCGATCATATACTGATCTATGTGGTGATCGCCGGGTCCTACACACCTACCTGCGCTATACCGCTGGAAGGTCCCTGGGCCCGCTGGATGCTGATCGGAATCTGGTCTTTCGCGATTTTGGGCATTCTCAAAAAGACTCTCTGGATGAACGCTCCACGATGGTTTTCAACCGCCCTGTATCTGCTAATGGGCTGGGTTGCATTGATTCTCTTTCCTATGATCTGGGATATATTACCCCATGCATTTACCTACTGGATCATTATCGGAGGACTTTTTTATACGATAGGAGCAGTGATCTACGGAATCAGAAAACCCAATCCGATACCCGGCCATTTTGGCTTTCATGAGATCTGGCATTTGTTTGTTTTGGGTGGCGCTTTTTCTCATTTTTGGGCAATCTATCAGTATCTACCCGGTTTTAACAGTTGA
- a CDS encoding Nramp family divalent metal transporter, giving the protein MSEITSAGKSTLKHALGPGLILAAAAVGVSHLVQSTRAGADYGFALVWAVLLANFFKYPFLQYGPRYAIATRSSMVQGYRKLGKWAFWVFVIFTVGTMFAVQAAVTIVTASLAAELTGIALNPLLWSAIMLTICIAILFKGQYSALDSAIKVIMVVLTISTIIAVVVALLKTGTTDWSTSPEVWSVTGVSFLIALMGWMPIPIDGAAWHSLWTMERVKQTRHQPELKESLIDFNIGYIGAAFLSLIFLTLGALVMFGSEVEFAGSGSAFASQLISLYTETLGDWAYWIIIICAFTTMFSTTITVTDAYPRVSSEILRVIREDKDQNRSTSFFSNYRGLLILISLCSLFLLFITGSQFTFMVDFATTLSFLTAPVLAFLNYRLVTDHHINEEYQPKKWLRILSWGGIIFLSVFALIFIYWKFFVG; this is encoded by the coding sequence ATGTCTGAAATAACATCTGCCGGAAAAAGTACCCTCAAACATGCTCTGGGGCCGGGTCTGATCCTGGCTGCAGCTGCCGTAGGCGTATCTCATCTCGTTCAGTCTACCCGCGCCGGTGCGGATTATGGTTTTGCGCTGGTATGGGCTGTTTTGCTCGCAAACTTCTTTAAGTACCCCTTTTTGCAATATGGTCCGCGTTATGCGATCGCAACCCGAAGCAGTATGGTCCAGGGATACCGAAAGCTGGGTAAATGGGCTTTCTGGGTCTTTGTCATTTTTACCGTAGGTACTATGTTTGCCGTACAGGCTGCGGTCACCATTGTAACGGCATCACTGGCTGCTGAGCTCACCGGAATAGCACTGAATCCGCTCTTATGGAGTGCAATCATGCTAACGATCTGTATAGCCATTCTTTTTAAAGGGCAGTATTCAGCCCTCGACTCTGCCATTAAGGTGATCATGGTGGTTCTGACCATTTCCACAATCATAGCAGTTGTAGTTGCTCTGTTAAAGACCGGCACTACCGACTGGAGTACTTCTCCTGAGGTCTGGAGTGTTACCGGAGTTTCCTTTCTCATCGCATTGATGGGGTGGATGCCCATTCCGATCGATGGTGCTGCCTGGCATTCCTTATGGACCATGGAAAGAGTTAAACAGACCCGTCATCAGCCGGAGCTCAAAGAATCCCTCATCGATTTCAATATTGGTTATATTGGGGCTGCTTTTCTTTCACTGATCTTTCTCACTCTGGGGGCATTGGTCATGTTCGGTTCTGAGGTGGAGTTTGCCGGAAGCGGAAGCGCCTTTGCCAGCCAGCTGATCAGTTTATATACCGAAACCCTGGGCGACTGGGCCTATTGGATCATCATCATTTGTGCTTTTACTACGATGTTCAGTACCACCATAACTGTTACAGATGCCTATCCCAGGGTTTCATCAGAGATCCTTCGGGTGATACGGGAAGACAAAGATCAGAATCGATCCACCTCCTTCTTCAGTAATTACCGCGGATTGCTGATCCTTATTTCATTGTGTTCTCTCTTTCTGTTGTTCATTACCGGAAGTCAGTTCACTTTCATGGTGGATTTTGCCACTACCTTGTCTTTTCTGACCGCTCCGGTTCTGGCCTTCCTGAATTATCGTCTGGTGACCGATCACCATATAAATGAAGAGTATCAACCAAAAAAATGGTTACGAATTCTTAGCTGGGGAGGTATTATCTTCCTTTCTGTATTCGCACTTATATTCATTTACTGGAAATTCTTTGTTGGTTGA
- a CDS encoding M14 metallopeptidase family protein, which translates to MKATIGFFLCFLLSATAFAQVEPVTLDYYLPDNVTYNSSIPTPKEVIDMEVGEWHVRHDQLVKYMYAVAEASDRITITEYARTYENRPLLLLTITSPGNHSNIDEIKENHVQLTDAARSDDLDISSMPAVVWMGYSVHGNEPSGANSSLAVVYYLAAAQGPEIDEMMQNTVILVDPSINPDGLNRFAHWANTNKSKNVLVSDPNSREYDEEWPGGRTNHYWFDLNRDWLLLQHPESKGRIQKFHEWKPNVLTDHHEMGTNSTFFFQPGIPSRTHPLTPQINQDLTGAIAEYHADALDEIRSLYYSKESYDDFYYGKGSTYPDVNGSIGILFEQASSRGHVQESDNGLLTFPFTIRNQFTTSLSTLKAANSLREEMLASQRNFYKNAADEAGSASIKAYVFGESADHARTNSLAELLSRHQINVYELSENYGDFEAGRSYVVPTNQQQYKLITAIFERRTTFTDSLFYDVSAWTLPMAFNLPFEELGSRQFDSDMMGAAFEVGTPLEGELIGGQSEYAYAFEWDEYYAPRAAYRLLSAGARVRVASLPFTAVTEEGAKEFDYGTVMVPLGIQDNPDAIHEIVQTIAEEDGIKVYDLSTGLTSSGIDLGSNNFESMRDPKVAIVGGPGSTSYEVGEVWHLLDQRYHMPLTMLTTDNVGRADLSRYNTIVMTGSYGSLSEGAAENIKSWVREGGVLVTYKYGITWAKRNGLANFEYATGDSDDSEEEMETEQRPYIMAGNDRGAQVIGGAIFNAKIDLTHPMAYGFNNEDLTVFRNSTLFVEKGDNPYSTPVYYTEDPLASGYISEENEERLAGTAAVLISRYGRGQVIVMTDNPNFRAFWYGTNKLFANALFFGHTISGATTN; encoded by the coding sequence ATGAAAGCAACTATTGGATTTTTTCTCTGTTTCCTGCTGAGTGCAACAGCATTTGCCCAGGTAGAACCAGTGACCTTGGATTATTATCTGCCTGATAATGTAACTTATAATTCCTCAATTCCAACACCGAAAGAGGTGATTGATATGGAAGTGGGAGAATGGCATGTGCGCCATGATCAGTTGGTTAAGTATATGTATGCTGTAGCTGAAGCCTCTGACCGTATCACAATTACAGAGTATGCACGCACATATGAGAACAGACCGCTTTTATTACTGACCATCACTTCTCCGGGCAATCACTCCAATATTGATGAGATCAAAGAGAATCATGTTCAGCTGACCGATGCTGCACGATCTGATGATCTCGATATTTCGTCTATGCCTGCGGTTGTATGGATGGGTTATAGTGTACACGGAAATGAACCAAGTGGCGCTAACTCCTCTCTGGCAGTCGTTTATTATCTGGCTGCCGCACAGGGCCCTGAAATTGATGAGATGATGCAAAATACGGTGATCCTGGTTGATCCAAGCATTAACCCAGACGGGCTTAACCGCTTTGCTCACTGGGCTAATACCAATAAGAGTAAGAATGTACTTGTCAGTGACCCAAACAGCCGGGAGTATGATGAAGAGTGGCCGGGTGGAAGAACCAATCACTATTGGTTTGACCTGAACAGAGACTGGTTGCTGCTGCAGCATCCCGAGAGTAAGGGAAGAATTCAGAAATTTCATGAGTGGAAGCCTAATGTCTTGACCGATCATCATGAGATGGGAACCAACTCGACCTTTTTCTTTCAGCCGGGTATTCCTTCCAGAACACACCCGCTGACACCTCAGATCAATCAGGACCTGACCGGGGCGATCGCAGAATACCATGCCGATGCGCTGGATGAGATCCGCTCTCTTTATTACTCTAAAGAAAGTTATGATGATTTCTATTATGGAAAAGGATCAACCTACCCGGATGTAAATGGATCGATCGGAATCCTTTTTGAGCAGGCTTCTTCAAGAGGGCATGTTCAGGAATCAGATAATGGTCTTCTGACCTTTCCTTTCACGATCAGAAACCAGTTTACCACATCTCTTTCCACACTGAAAGCAGCAAATAGTCTGCGTGAAGAAATGCTTGCCAGCCAGAGAAACTTCTACAAGAATGCAGCGGATGAAGCAGGATCAGCTTCCATTAAAGCTTATGTGTTTGGTGAATCTGCGGATCACGCCAGAACAAACTCACTGGCGGAACTCCTGAGCAGGCATCAGATCAATGTTTATGAGCTTTCTGAAAATTATGGTGACTTCGAAGCCGGCAGATCCTATGTGGTTCCGACTAATCAACAGCAGTACAAGCTGATCACCGCCATTTTTGAGCGGAGAACCACTTTTACAGACAGCCTTTTCTACGATGTATCTGCCTGGACCTTGCCAATGGCCTTCAATTTGCCTTTTGAAGAACTGGGCTCCCGTCAGTTCGATTCAGATATGATGGGCGCGGCTTTTGAAGTAGGAACTCCACTGGAAGGAGAGTTGATAGGTGGTCAGAGTGAATATGCTTATGCTTTTGAATGGGACGAATATTATGCCCCAAGAGCAGCTTACCGATTACTTTCGGCCGGTGCCAGGGTAAGAGTAGCATCACTGCCATTTACGGCAGTTACCGAAGAAGGGGCAAAAGAATTCGATTACGGAACCGTGATGGTCCCGCTGGGAATTCAGGACAACCCTGATGCGATCCATGAAATCGTTCAGACTATTGCAGAAGAAGATGGCATCAAAGTTTATGACCTGTCAACCGGGCTTACCTCAAGTGGTATTGACCTCGGCTCCAATAATTTTGAATCTATGAGGGATCCGAAAGTAGCCATTGTAGGAGGACCGGGATCTACTTCTTATGAAGTGGGTGAAGTATGGCACCTGCTGGACCAGCGATATCATATGCCGCTGACAATGCTAACCACGGATAATGTGGGGAGAGCCGACCTCTCTCGTTACAATACTATTGTAATGACCGGAAGCTACGGTAGTCTTTCAGAAGGAGCGGCTGAAAATATAAAAAGCTGGGTCCGCGAAGGAGGAGTCCTGGTTACCTATAAATATGGCATAACCTGGGCCAAGAGAAACGGTCTGGCTAATTTTGAATATGCCACCGGGGATAGCGATGACAGCGAAGAGGAAATGGAAACAGAACAGCGCCCATATATCATGGCCGGAAATGACCGGGGAGCACAGGTGATTGGTGGTGCGATCTTTAATGCGAAGATCGATCTTACTCATCCAATGGCATACGGTTTTAACAATGAAGATCTGACGGTATTCAGAAACAGCACGCTGTTTGTTGAAAAAGGAGATAATCCTTATTCAACACCGGTTTATTACACCGAAGATCCGCTGGCCAGTGGGTATATCTCGGAAGAGAATGAAGAAAGGCTTGCAGGAACTGCTGCAGTTCTGATCAGCCGCTATGGAAGAGGTCAGGTCATCGTAATGACAGATAACCCGAATTTCAGAGCCTTCTGGTACGGAACCAATAAATTGTTTGCAAACGCTCTGTTCTTCGGTCATACTATCAGCGGGGCAACAACGAACTAG
- a CDS encoding amidohydrolase family protein, translating into MRIIKSLLALLVFAGLSTVSNAQIAIKGEKVYTMNGDPIMNGVVLIKDGKVERVGTANRVSIPSGYTVYEAKVVTPGLIDAHSVVGLAGHLNQDHDQDQLETSSAIQPELRAIDAYNAREALVGHLRSLGITTVHTGHGPGALISGQTMIVKTTGETVTEALVDSTTMLAFTMGNMISGAISRPGTRSKGVAMLRQELIKAQGYAEKRASDDPPAVDLGMEALADLLEGKVSALITVHKANDIMTALRLQEEFGFPMVLDGAAESYLIIDQIKQAGVPVIIHPTMMRTYGDGQNASMETAGKLYEAGIPIAFQSGYEGYVPKTRVVLFEAGVAAANGLGSDNALRVLTIEAAKILGLEERLGSLERGKDADVVLFDGDPFEYTTQVTGVIIDGVKVK; encoded by the coding sequence ATGAGAATCATAAAAAGTTTATTAGCACTCCTGGTATTTGCAGGACTCTCAACGGTATCTAACGCACAGATAGCGATTAAAGGAGAAAAAGTATATACCATGAACGGTGATCCCATTATGAACGGGGTCGTCCTGATCAAAGACGGCAAGGTAGAAAGAGTAGGAACCGCCAACCGTGTCAGTATTCCTTCTGGTTACACCGTTTATGAGGCCAAGGTGGTAACTCCGGGACTGATCGATGCACACTCCGTGGTGGGTCTCGCCGGTCACCTGAATCAGGATCATGACCAGGATCAGCTGGAAACCTCCAGTGCCATTCAGCCCGAACTCAGAGCTATTGATGCCTATAATGCCCGCGAGGCTTTGGTAGGCCATCTCCGAAGTCTGGGTATTACAACCGTTCATACCGGCCATGGTCCGGGCGCATTGATCAGTGGTCAGACCATGATCGTAAAGACCACGGGTGAAACTGTAACCGAAGCATTAGTTGATTCCACTACCATGCTGGCCTTTACCATGGGTAATATGATCAGCGGAGCGATCTCCAGACCGGGGACCCGCTCAAAAGGTGTGGCTATGCTACGCCAGGAACTGATCAAAGCTCAAGGATATGCCGAAAAAAGAGCAAGCGACGATCCTCCTGCAGTAGATCTTGGTATGGAAGCACTGGCCGACCTTCTGGAAGGAAAAGTGAGTGCATTGATAACAGTACATAAAGCCAATGATATCATGACTGCGCTGAGACTACAGGAGGAGTTCGGATTCCCTATGGTACTGGATGGTGCTGCTGAGTCCTACCTGATCATTGATCAGATCAAGCAGGCAGGCGTGCCCGTGATCATTCACCCTACCATGATGAGAACTTATGGAGACGGACAGAATGCTTCCATGGAAACTGCCGGTAAATTATATGAAGCAGGTATCCCTATTGCTTTCCAGAGCGGTTATGAAGGTTATGTGCCCAAGACACGTGTAGTACTCTTTGAAGCAGGTGTTGCCGCAGCCAATGGACTTGGAAGTGATAATGCACTTCGTGTGCTGACCATAGAAGCGGCAAAGATCCTCGGGCTGGAAGAAAGACTTGGTTCTCTTGAAAGAGGAAAAGATGCAGACGTAGTCCTGTTCGACGGTGACCCCTTTGAGTATACCACTCAGGTAACCGGCGTGATCATTGACGGGGTCAAAGTTAAATAG
- a CDS encoding DUF2911 domain-containing protein: protein MTKHLSLLLISLLIISCQGNENNGDDLSPGNRKSPIAITSVKNNGTYIKVVYGQPYRNGRDIFGDLVPYGEVWRTGANEATEITITETILVGEEAVQAGTYSLFSIPGENEWTIILNSTLGQWGAFDYNQDTDYKRIIFPVKSIEDPVESFSISFSDVNLNRTIMSLKWDTVQVDIPIRFY, encoded by the coding sequence ATGACAAAGCACCTCTCATTATTACTGATAAGTCTACTGATCATTTCCTGTCAGGGTAATGAGAATAACGGAGACGACCTTAGTCCGGGTAACCGTAAAAGCCCGATAGCTATTACTTCCGTAAAAAATAATGGTACTTATATCAAAGTAGTATATGGTCAGCCTTATCGAAACGGTCGTGATATTTTTGGCGACCTGGTTCCTTATGGAGAAGTATGGAGAACCGGTGCTAATGAAGCCACTGAGATCACAATTACGGAAACAATTCTCGTGGGTGAGGAAGCGGTGCAGGCCGGAACCTACAGCTTATTCAGTATCCCTGGTGAAAATGAATGGACCATCATTCTAAACAGTACGCTGGGTCAATGGGGTGCTTTCGACTATAATCAGGATACCGACTATAAACGGATCATTTTTCCTGTTAAATCAATTGAAGATCCGGTAGAATCTTTCTCCATCAGTTTCAGTGATGTGAATTTGAACAGAACTATTATGTCTCTCAAATGGGATACGGTTCAGGTTGATATCCCGATCCGTTTTTACTGA
- a CDS encoding amidohydrolase family protein, with amino-acid sequence MKPIQSLMLALVCSLFLTSGGFSQSTPQVFTGAQIIPISGEPINNGVLIVKDGKITAVGDENTRIPGNADVHDMSGKVIMPGLVDTHSHIGEGDGGDRSAALHPDVRIMDAIDPRSDTFKKALAGGITSVNIMPGSGHLMSGQTVYLKLRPADTIEEMLLVVDEENNIYGGMKMANGTNPIGGGAFPGTRAKSAAMVRNLYYQAMDYQKKIDAADGDESKMPPRNLQMEALVQILEGKRTVHNHTHRHDDILTAIRLSQEFGYKVVLHHVSEAYKVADEIAAAGIPSSIITLDSFGGKLEARDFSNANGAALEAAGAKVGLHTDDGITDSRMFLRSAAMMVRAGMSREGALKAITIANAEMMDIEDRAGTLEKGKDADFIILSGDPFSVYTHVEQTWIEGSKVWDRANPEDKEYATGGYEVFRGEVFIHHEGAEQ; translated from the coding sequence ATGAAGCCAATCCAAAGCTTGATGCTCGCTTTGGTTTGTTCACTGTTTTTAACTTCCGGAGGATTTTCACAATCAACTCCGCAGGTTTTTACCGGTGCACAGATCATCCCCATCTCCGGCGAGCCTATAAATAACGGAGTACTTATTGTTAAAGACGGGAAGATCACCGCTGTGGGTGATGAAAATACCCGAATCCCCGGAAATGCCGATGTTCATGATATGTCCGGCAAAGTAATCATGCCGGGTCTCGTGGACACTCACTCCCATATCGGAGAGGGAGACGGGGGTGACCGTTCAGCTGCCCTGCATCCTGATGTGCGCATCATGGATGCGATCGATCCACGTAGTGATACTTTTAAAAAAGCTCTGGCCGGCGGCATCACCTCTGTTAATATTATGCCGGGTTCCGGGCACCTGATGAGCGGCCAGACCGTTTACCTGAAACTGCGCCCCGCTGATACCATTGAAGAAATGCTGCTGGTAGTTGATGAAGAGAATAATATCTACGGCGGAATGAAGATGGCTAACGGCACAAACCCTATCGGTGGAGGAGCCTTTCCGGGAACCCGTGCAAAGTCTGCCGCCATGGTCCGCAATCTTTATTATCAGGCCATGGATTATCAGAAAAAAATTGATGCTGCAGATGGTGATGAATCAAAAATGCCTCCTCGTAATCTACAGATGGAAGCTCTGGTACAGATCCTGGAAGGAAAAAGGACTGTTCATAATCACACTCACCGTCACGATGATATCCTGACCGCTATTCGTTTGAGCCAGGAGTTCGGTTATAAGGTTGTGCTTCATCATGTATCTGAAGCCTATAAAGTAGCGGATGAGATCGCTGCCGCGGGTATTCCGAGTTCCATTATCACCCTCGACTCCTTTGGTGGAAAGCTGGAAGCCAGAGATTTCTCAAATGCAAACGGAGCTGCTCTTGAGGCTGCTGGGGCCAAGGTAGGCCTCCATACCGATGATGGTATTACCGACTCCAGAATGTTCCTGCGATCAGCTGCTATGATGGTCCGCGCCGGGATGAGCCGTGAAGGAGCACTGAAAGCCATCACCATCGCCAATGCTGAAATGATGGACATTGAGGATCGTGCAGGAACCCTGGAAAAAGGTAAAGATGCCGATTTTATCATTCTTTCCGGTGATCCCTTCAGCGTATACACTCATGTTGAGCAGACCTGGATCGAAGGATCGAAGGTCTGGGACCGGGCAAATCCGGAAGACAAAGAGTATGCAACCGGGGGGTATGAAGTATTCCGCGGAGAAGTTTTCATCCATCATGAGGGAGCAGAACAATGA
- a CDS encoding TolB family protein translates to MKQLFKCITLLFLIPVFFTEAFAQDQLSEIQFYTTQNRPAGLNWQELKTPHFRIIYPAGYDSLAYRSGAILEQQYPSVQQLVGGNLKNFPVVLNSYNDLSNGFVTPYNFRTEVDLAPFKGKGLNPRSGDWLENVLPHELVHANHANVKTDAFSIPNMIGWISPDIRRSLHYFVPYGMHEGIAVIQESDNVFPGAGRGNYLLFNNRFNSNFASPNRWNMGQNLQTSTYTLPYNRHYISGYTFMDWLQSTYGEDIIKESINFHYEYFYLGYGLSLRKTTGYWPGELYDQYTEDIAERENDRLNSIDNSTDDLSLILDTPKKGEELHAPKWISNDEILYYGAYYNSRIGFYRLNLSTGDWYLEDEHFAVSDFYFDMDRKNNQVLYGSYRANPLYPGMFVMDLSVLDLKSGKSKRLTKNKRLHSPTLTSTGIYALQTDKSSSRIVRVGEEGNLEEVLSFTDAYAVSLKANPSNRDQLAVVVNRRGQQALWITTTSALANDLKNDPDIALKDASVADPEWHPDGDRLLFTGDIHPAMNIYEYVLDDQQVYKLTSSRFNAFEASYSPDGSRIAYVTQKDDERRLAVLNQEDLIREPVDLSAMWTDNELQRSMNRSLLGEDVNTASWEQSDYRSGLSWLKPRMILPVLRENAGTTQAGAQIQSIDPLSSQSYVLEFTGIQNRLWYDFTYTNRTFLPGFRFNFYSDPSFFNIGTDNNGNSLNVMEEERGISASVPFNYLFRGDTRLTSFSIEPEFKVEQVRYFDLSPTVISDFENQYKASVFSQFNLGILSRRRDIQPASGLVLFGLFEKGLNSVDAELTFPNGVSGTLPLRDRWALYAGSFLYVSPLRSLNQSLMLDSRVLIQSDALIYNTSTIIPMGFKDNPFPSYLADGSGSNNSLGRLSTRYTIPLFYPDNGGLTLPLYLSSIYLTAFSHTITDINDLNYDSILDSSRSIFGAGLHFQFRVSNVAFDLGVGLAYEATRNETQFIFGQF, encoded by the coding sequence ATGAAACAACTCTTTAAGTGTATTACCCTGCTATTCCTGATCCCGGTTTTCTTTACAGAAGCTTTTGCACAGGATCAGCTGAGTGAGATCCAGTTCTATACTACTCAAAACAGACCTGCGGGACTTAACTGGCAGGAGTTAAAAACACCACATTTCCGGATCATCTATCCCGCAGGATATGATTCACTGGCATACCGCTCAGGAGCTATACTGGAACAGCAATATCCCTCCGTACAACAACTTGTAGGAGGCAACCTGAAAAACTTTCCGGTCGTCCTTAACTCCTATAATGACCTCTCTAATGGTTTTGTAACTCCTTATAACTTTCGGACCGAAGTAGACCTTGCTCCTTTTAAAGGTAAAGGGCTTAACCCCCGGTCCGGTGACTGGCTTGAAAATGTGCTGCCTCATGAACTGGTTCATGCTAACCATGCCAATGTAAAGACCGATGCTTTCAGTATTCCTAATATGATCGGGTGGATCTCTCCCGATATAAGAAGATCGCTTCATTACTTTGTCCCTTACGGTATGCATGAGGGAATTGCCGTGATCCAGGAATCCGATAATGTATTTCCGGGCGCAGGGCGCGGAAATTATCTTTTATTCAACAACCGTTTTAACTCCAATTTTGCCTCCCCAAACCGATGGAATATGGGGCAAAACCTGCAAACCTCGACTTACACCCTTCCCTATAATCGGCACTATATTTCCGGATATACATTTATGGACTGGCTGCAGAGCACCTATGGAGAAGATATCATCAAAGAATCCATCAATTTCCATTACGAGTATTTCTATCTCGGATATGGATTGTCGCTCAGAAAAACCACGGGGTACTGGCCGGGTGAACTTTATGATCAGTATACTGAGGATATCGCTGAAAGAGAGAATGATCGCCTGAATAGTATTGATAACTCCACCGACGATCTTTCACTTATTCTGGATACACCCAAAAAAGGGGAAGAGCTTCATGCTCCCAAGTGGATCAGTAATGATGAGATCCTTTATTATGGTGCCTATTATAACAGCAGGATCGGTTTTTACAGACTCAACCTGAGTACCGGAGACTGGTACCTGGAAGACGAACATTTTGCGGTCTCTGACTTCTATTTTGATATGGACCGCAAAAATAATCAGGTCCTTTACGGCTCCTATCGGGCTAATCCGCTTTATCCGGGTATGTTTGTCATGGATCTTTCTGTACTTGATCTGAAATCAGGAAAAAGTAAGCGTCTGACTAAGAATAAGAGATTACATTCTCCCACCCTTACCAGTACCGGTATCTATGCCCTTCAAACGGATAAATCATCCTCACGGATAGTCAGGGTTGGAGAAGAAGGTAATCTGGAAGAGGTGCTCTCGTTTACGGACGCTTATGCGGTATCATTAAAGGCAAATCCCTCCAACAGGGATCAGCTTGCCGTAGTGGTTAACCGCCGGGGACAGCAGGCATTGTGGATCACGACTACTTCCGCATTGGCAAATGACCTTAAAAATGACCCGGATATTGCTTTGAAGGATGCAAGTGTGGCCGATCCGGAATGGCATCCCGATGGAGACCGGCTGCTTTTCACCGGAGATATTCATCCGGCAATGAATATTTATGAATATGTTCTTGACGATCAGCAGGTATATAAGCTCACTTCATCCAGATTCAACGCTTTTGAAGCCTCTTATTCGCCTGACGGATCACGTATCGCATATGTAACTCAAAAAGACGATGAACGCAGGCTCGCTGTTCTGAATCAGGAGGACCTTATTCGCGAACCGGTCGACCTTTCAGCAATGTGGACTGATAATGAATTACAGAGGTCCATGAACCGTTCTCTTCTTGGTGAAGATGTTAATACTGCGAGCTGGGAGCAGTCTGATTACCGGTCCGGGCTAAGCTGGCTCAAGCCGAGAATGATCCTGCCCGTATTAAGGGAGAATGCCGGTACTACACAGGCAGGTGCTCAAATTCAAAGCATTGACCCTCTTTCTTCACAGTCTTATGTGCTGGAATTTACAGGCATACAAAACCGACTGTGGTATGACTTTACCTACACTAACCGGACTTTCTTGCCGGGTTTCCGTTTTAATTTCTACTCCGATCCTTCTTTCTTTAATATCGGTACTGATAACAACGGAAACTCTCTGAATGTAATGGAAGAAGAGCGTGGTATCAGCGCCTCTGTTCCGTTTAACTATCTTTTCCGTGGAGACACAAGATTAACTTCATTCAGTATTGAACCTGAATTCAAAGTGGAACAGGTCCGGTACTTTGATCTGAGTCCCACTGTGATCTCTGATTTTGAAAACCAGTATAAGGCGTCCGTATTTTCTCAATTCAATCTGGGAATCTTAAGCAGAAGAAGAGACATTCAGCCCGCTTCCGGGCTTGTTCTTTTCGGTCTTTTTGAAAAAGGTCTGAATTCAGTAGATGCTGAATTGACCTTCCCAAACGGGGTTTCCGGCACACTGCCGCTACGCGATCGCTGGGCACTCTATGCCGGTAGCTTTTTGTATGTCTCTCCATTAAGATCCCTCAATCAGTCCCTTATGCTGGATAGCCGGGTATTGATCCAAAGTGATGCGCTGATCTATAATACTTCTACTATTATACCAATGGGTTTCAAAGATAATCCTTTCCCTTCTTATCTCGCTGATGGAAGCGGCTCTAATAACAGCCTGGGTCGATTAAGTACCCGATATACGATCCCACTTTTTTATCCTGATAACGGGGGACTTACCTTGCCTCTTTATCTGAGCAGTATTTATCTGACCGCATTCAGTCATACGATCACCGATATTAATGATCTGAATTATGATTCTATTCTGGATTCCAGCCGAAGCATCTTTGGTGCGGGACTTCATTTTCAGTTCAGGGTTTCAAACGTAGCCTTCGATCTTGGTGTTGGTTTAGCGTATGAAGCTACCCGTAATGAAACCCAGTTCATTTTCGGCCAATTCTAA